The genomic window GCCCTCCCCAGCTACAATAAAAGGGCTTTTCCTTGGTGATGGATGCCACAGGATGTGGGTGGGAATTGGGGTGAAATGCCAGGGGTTTGGTGCCCCTAATGCCAGATGTGTTGTCACATCAGGTTGTCATGAGCAGGGGCCAAGGGAGGGGTAACTGGGGACATAATTAATTCCAACACTAATTATCTGGGTCTAATgagggagggagcagccagCAGTGATGGGGGTTGCAGGGTCTGGCTGGCCCCAGGGTGAGGGGGATTTGgtgaggggatttgggggtgttGTTGGTGACACTGGAGgtttggggacactggggacattAGGGATGCAGGGACTGTGGAGAGAGCAGAGGGTGGGACATTCGAGGATGTGGACATGGAGGTACACTGGGCATTTGGAGGTATCAGGGACTTGAGCACACAGGTGATTTGGGGACGTGGGGGATGCAGGGTGGCAGCCAGTTGGGAGCCATCTCCCACCTTTCCCAACCACTTCAGGGTCAGGTGGTCACACAAGGACTGAGGCTCCTGGTCACTCTGGGTGCTGCCAGCCCCTGGGGACATCCTGTAGCTGTGGGTATCACCTCATGGGGCAGAGGGCTGGTGCCCTGGTGACACAGGTGGCCCTGTAGGGTGTCGTGTGGGGTGTCATCACACCAGGGTGGTGGGGACACCTTCATCCCCTGCAGGGCCATTGCCCTGTCCTGAGTCCCCTAgtgtccccccatccccagggcTGGTACCACacccagagcagccagacaCAGGATGCAGCACTGTCCCTTTATTCTCCGGGGCCTGGGCAAGGGGTGAGATGCATGGGCACGGGGTGGGCACAGTGTGGCACAGGCACACTCAGGAAGGTGGTCAGGGGGTGCAGGTGGCCCAGTTATGGCAGCAgtggtggggggaaggtgtaTTGTGGGCATGGCATGGCTTGGGATGGTgtagggatggggatggagataGGCACAGGGTGGGCAAAGGAGTGGAGAGGACAGgatggcacaggggcagggatgACATGGGTTTGGGGATGGTGTGGAGGAGGGATGGCATGGGATGGGGTTGGCATAAGAAGGAGATGGCTTGGACTTGGGGATGAGCTAGGGATGGGGAAGGAAGTGATGTGGACAtggggatggcacagggatggacagggatgATGTGGGCATGGGAGGGGCAAAGGGATGGGGATGACACAGGGAATGGCACAGGAATGGGGATGACATGGGCTTGGGGATGGCAGGAGATGGTTGTGGCAAGGACACGGGGTGGGCAAAGGCACAGGGATAGCACAGCAATGGAGATGGCATGGGCTTGGCATGGGTTGTCAAGGATGTGATGCACAAGGATGTGAGTGACaatggcacagggatgggatgggcaaAGACACAGGCATAGGGATGGCACAGTGACAGGgatggctgggcagggcacaagCATTGCggggagctggcacagccagcatAAGCCTGGTGACACCGTGGGCTGGGCACTGGCCCCATGGGCACCTGCTGCTCACTTCCAGCTGGTGAAGAACTGTTTGAAAAGGGGCGTCTCGCAGCCCTGGGGTAGGATTTCCACCTGCCGGGACAgcaatggggacagggatgggacagggatcGGGAGGGGGTGATGCTTCCCATGCCAGCCCCCGGGCACCCTTCACCACTGCACCCACCTGTGTCTGGGGCGGGTGGCCCATGCGGGCGATCACCTCCTCGGCCACCCTGAGGGCTGCCCGGCGCTCCTGCTCATTGGCCTTGCGCCCTGCGGTGGGGATGTCAGAGCCGTTCTGGGCACGGCCCCCGTCTCCATGTCACCCTGTGTCCCCACCCCAGGCACCTTTCCAGACGTAGACCTTCCCGCCAGCGCCGTTGTCCAGCACGAAGCAGTCATCggggcagagcaggctctggcTGAAGGGGCTGCCAGCGGCCACCTGGGTCAGGTCCATGCGCCCCGTCACGTCCGACACCTGCCCGTGGAGGGGATGTCACTGCAAGGTCACCCAGAGCCGCCCCAGCCCGGTGTCCTCCCACCCAGCCACTGCAGCATTCCCCATCCATGCTTGCCTCAGGGCACCCGCTGTGTCCCCAGGCCATGCCCAGCCTCATATGCTCTCTGGGGCCACCAAGGTGTGTCTGCTGGCCATGCACAGCTCCCTGTGGCTTTCCTAGAACCACCAGAGTGTCCCCTGGCTGTCCACAGCTTCACGTACGCCCAGGGGCCACCACAGCATCCCCTGGTGTTGCCCAGTCCCATGTCTCCCATGGGACCACTGCACTGTCCCTGGCCATGCCTGACCCTAGAATCACCATGGTGTCCCCTGGCCAtctccatccctgtgccctccATGGTGACGCTCAGCCATGCCCAGCCCTGGTGCCACGGGGGTGTCCTGCCATGTCCTTGCCTTGTAGAGCACAGCTGCCCCCATGTTGCTCCGGTCGGCTGCCACGTCCTCCTCGGGGCTGCCCTCCTGCAAGGGGGGCTTGGGGCCCAGCACCTGCCAGGGGACGAGATGGGGGTGTCACAGAGCCACCCCAGGGACACCCACgtccccctctcctcccagtGAGGACGTACCTGGACCATCTCGGGTGGCTCCTCGCCATCCACCACGATCTCCAGGCGCGCCTTGCCACCCCGCTCGCTGTCCCGGATGGCCACAGCCAGCTCCTGCGCCCTGCTGCGCTCCAGGACGTTGCTCCGGGCCCCACACCACACGAAAAGggtctggggacagggaggggaacAGCGGTGATGGAGCCACCCCACAGTGGTCCCCAACCTGcctcagccaggctggggatggagcagctgcaggggtTGAAGCTGGTCCAGGAAGATGCTGCGATGGGCAGAGGGACACTCCAATGGATGGACAGACACCCCAACCATCAAACCCCGCTCCCGATAGGGGGACACCCCAAGAGGTCAGTGGGCACCCcaagagacagacagacacccCAACAGATGGACACCCCAAAAATGAGGCAGACACCCCTGCAGATGGCTGGGCGCTTGGAGAGATGGACAGACACCCCAACAGAAGGACAAACAGCCAGTCCTATGGAGGTACAGGTGCCCCAACCAAGAGGGACACCTCAATGAGCTGATGGATGCCCCAGAGGACAGAGGGACACACAGGACACGTTgaccttcccccctcccccccaccacatgagaaggacctgggggccAGAGATGGGGACAGCAggcccagggagggggcaggTGCACCCCACTCACTTGTCCCAGGTCGAGGAGGAAGCAGTCCCCGGTGTTGAAGCTGGCCCAGGCTGGGTCTCGCTCACTCACCCGGATCTTCCTCTTGCCCTTCACCTGGTACAGTTTgggtgcagggccagggctggggctgggccaggtgGGCTTGAATGCTGAGGCCACACCACCttcctgctggcacagggggCTCAGCACTCCATGGGGTGTCCAGCACCAAATGGGGGTGGCAAACACCCGGCATGGATAGTTAGCACCTGGAGGGGATGCTGAGCACCACATGGGTGTGCTGAGCACTTGGTGGGGTGCCCAGCACCCAGTGGGGATGACAAGCATCCAGCATGAATGTGAACACCCAGAAGGGATGCTGAGCACCTTCTGAGGGTGCCCAGCACCCAGTGGGCGTCCCTCTTGCTCAGCACAGATGAAGCAGAGTAGTGAGGGTGTGGAGAGCCCAGCGCTGACGCTGAGCACCCATCTGGGGTGCTGGGAGCCTGGTTGGGGTGCTGCGTACTGGGAGGACCCCAAGTGCCGCTGGGCACCCCAGTACCTGGTAGGTGAGGCCGTGGGGGAAGTACTCCATGAAGAGGTCAGACTCGTTGCCCTGCACCTCACGGTGTGTGACGGGGCGCTCGCCCAGCAGCGAGCTCAGCTGGGTGGAGAGGAGGGCACAGGCGCCCCGCTCGTCCTGCGAGGAGTCCCGGCCTGTGGGCAGCCAGGTGAGCACCCAACCCCACCTGCCCCTggagccccacagcccccctggcGCTCACCCATCCACAGGTGGAGGTGGGCGCGCTCCTCTGGCCCGTTGTGCAGCACCAGGTAAGAATCCCCAGAGAAGAAAATCCCCCGGGCAGCCTCGGGGACCTCCACGGGCCGCAGCTGCTCCACCCGCCAGATGTGCAGCCCCGGGAGAGCGGCTGCAGGGCCGAAAGGGGAACCACTGCGGGGCAGGCAGGGGTGAGAGGGGGGCAATCAGGGAAGGGGGAGCAGTGGGGAGGGGACATACCTTTTGGGGAGTGCGGTGTACATGGCGTTGGGGTGGCAgagatgggtggatggatggaccTGTGGATGGACGGATGGGGGACACCATGAGATGGACGCAAAGGATGGAGAGCCAGGTCAAGGACACCCCAGTGGACAGATTATTACCCTGAAGGACAAATGGATGCCCTAACAGATACACAGAAGGACAAGTGGACACCCCGATGGACACCTCGATAAACAATGAGACACTCAGAAAGACAGACCGATATCTGGACAGGTACCCAGAAGGACAGAGGGACAACCCATTGGACAGAGGGACACCGTGATGGACGGATGGACACTCAGAAGGACAGACAGATGCCCCAACAGACACACAGAAGGACAACTGAACACACCCAGATGGACAAATGGACACCCCGATGGACACCCAGATGGACAGAGGGGCACCTCACCAGGGAGACAGATGCCACAATGGACAGGCAGTCACCCAGAGGATGGACTGACACCCCCACATACAGGTGGAGACCTCTATGGGTAAGGGAACACCCCCATGGACAGACACTCCGATAAATGGACACCCAGGAAGACGGACAGACACCCAATAGACAGAGGTGTCCTGATGAACAGCCAGACACCTGGAAGGGCAGAGGGACACCCtagcagacagacagaccccACGGGGGTGGGATGCccccagacagacagacagagatCCCCGAGGCACACATTCCATGACGGACAGATGGACACCGCGCCAGCCCCTCCTCCGCACGAACGGACGGACCCCCCCGACGGACAGATAGACCCCCGAGGGACGCCCCGAGAAGCCCCGGCTCCGTCCAAGGCTGCGGCCGAGCGGCACCGACGGACGCCTCGACACCCGGAAGGCGCCGGCGGTGAGTCAGGAGCAGGAAAGGGTGGGGACGGGGAGGGCGAGCAGGGGGGGACGGAGCTGGCCCCCCCGGGGGGGCACGTGGCCTCGAATGGAGGGGGCACTGAGCCCTAGGACCCCCACTCTGCTGGGAGCCCCCGCCCCTATGggcttcccctcccctctggGACCCCACCCTACTGCTGGGACTCCCACCCTCCTGAGCACCGCCCCCGTGCAGGGGCCACCTACACTCTGCCGGGACCCCCTCCCTCCTGGACCCTTCCCCACTCTGCTGGGAGCCCCATTCCACTGGGATCCCCCCTCACCTTACTGGGACTCCCACCATCCTGGGGACTGTCCTGGGGATCCCCCCCTTCTCCTGAGCGACCCCCCAACACTGCTGGATCCACCACACTCTCATGGgaccccccacacacactgctGGGACCCCCACCCTCCTGGACGTGCCCCCCCCAGGAGCCCCGCCCTGCTGGGACCCTCATGGGACACCTCCACTCTGAAGACACTGTACCCCATCCTACTGGGACCACCCCTGTCCAGGACACACCTCTCCCCAGGACCCCCACCCGCTAGAACCCAGTGTcacccagagcacagagtgCCACCCATGGGCCACCCCCCTGGGGGCTCCCAGGCTTCTtcccccctgccaggggctggggcagctttGGGACCCTACGGgggttgtactgggaagggGGGACTCTACTGGGTGTGAAAACTATACTGTGAGCTGTACTGGGTGTGCTCTGGGGGGGGGCTGAACTGGAAGCGGGCTATATTGGCTGGGGGACTGTACTGGGTGGTCCACACAGGGGCTGGGATTGGAGGGGGTATACTGGGAGCTGTACTGGTGGGGTTGCACTGCAAGGTTCTGCTGATCTGTGCTGGTGAGGCTGGATTGGGAGGGGGTTGAACTGGAGGACTGTACTAGGAATGGGGGGACTGTACTGGGTGGGCTTCTGGGAGCTGTACTGGTAGGGCTGCACTGGGGGGGGATATTTGTACTGGGAATAGGGGGGCTGTACTGGGGGAAGGCTGTACTGTGGGGGATTGGGGGATTCTGTAGTGGGGGAGCCATGACAGGTTAGGGAGGCTGTCCTGGGAGTGGAGCTGGAAGGGGAGGTGTCACGGGGGGCTGCATGCGGTGGGGTGGAGGCTGCAGCAGAGGCTCACTGGGCTGCACTGGGAGGCACTCGGAGGTGCAGGTGGGGCCCCCCAGCTCCCGGCAGGCCCCAGCATTGCTGGACAGTGAGTCATGGCCGGGGGGGGGCACATGTGTGACGAGGGGGGGCCACGCATGTGACGAGCACGGGAGGCCTGAGCTGCCACGTGGCCCCGCCACCACCGCGGCCCAGGGAGCCTGCGGGGCCCGAGCGGGTGGGGGGCACCCAGTGCACCCCCCAACATCACCCTCTGCGCTCTCCAGCACCCCAGGGGGCACTCTAGGGGGGCACACCCCAGCCTGAACCCCCGTCCTGGGCAGGGGGAGTGTCGGGGGGGGTCACACGTGTGTAATGTGTGTGCAGCACGTGTGCAGGACGTGTGCAGTGTGCAGTGCACGGTCTCTGTGCGTGGTCCTGCCCCACACGCAGCTCGTCCTGTGTGCTCCGTGTGCAGCGTGTGCAGGGAGCCCCGGGGCACTGCCAGGCATGTGCAGGGGGTGTGCAGTGCGTGTGCCGTGTGCTGTGCATGTCTCATGTGCGGTGTCTTCACGTGTGTAGTGTGTCCATGTGCTGCTCCAGACAACGGGGTTCCtgtgtgctgtgcctgcagtgtCACGGATGCAGGGGCTGTGCCCGGTCCCAGGGCAGACGCAGCACTGGCACCTGAGGCTCCGAGCCTGCATGTGCAGCACCCACAGAGGTGCAGTGGGTACAAATGGcgcagggggacaggggggacagggaatgcAGGGGGTTCAGGGGTTGCAGGGGGTACAGGAGTGCAGTGGGTAGTGGGGGCTCAGGGtttacagcagcacagaggggtGGGTGGTACAGGGGTGCAGGGCTTACAGGGGCGCAGGGGTTACAGGGGTGCAGCAGTTACAGGGGTGCAGGGTGtgccctgtgcctgcctgtgctGTGAGCACGGTGTCGGTGTCACTGCTGCGGGTGCAGCACCGGtgcccagcccagtgccaggCCTGAACCAGACGCCACACGTGGGGCCACGGTGCCGGTGCCGTGTCGTGCTGGTCCCCACGCCGTGCCAGTGCTGATGCAATGCCAGCCTCTGCAGTCCAGGGTGCCCACAGCGCCAGTACAGTGCTGTGCCCCAGTCAGTGCCGGTGTGGGCTCGAGACCGGTCCCAGGAGTGCCAGCGCAGTGCAGCGTGGGTCCCCTCAGTGCCGGTGTCACTTCAGTGCCAGTCCCGGTGCCAGTGGAGCGCGGGTCCCCGGcagtgccggtgccggtgccagTGCCGGTACCAGGCAGCGCCAGTTCCGCGCGGTGCCAGTGCGGGTCCCCGGCAGTCTCGGACCCGGTGCGGTGCCAGTACAGCATGTGGCCAGCGACAGTGGCAGTGCCGGTGCCCATCCCGTTCAGTGCCATCGGGTGCCGTTCAGTGCCAGCGCCATCCCGGTGCCGGTATCATCCCGGTGCCGTCCCGGTGCCGAGTGGGTCCCgggggcgccgccgccgctcggaGCCGCCCCCGGCCGCAGCGCCGCCCCcagcccgcccgcccggggctCTCGGGGCTCTcggggcgcggggccggtgCGGAGCGCGATggtcccggcggggccgccccgctccTGCCTCCTGTTGACGGCCgcgctgctgccgctgctgccggTACCGGCACCgggggccgccccggggcccCCCGCGCTCACCGACGCCGAGATCGAGGAGTTTTTGCGGGGCTTCCTCGGGCCTGGGGACGGCGGGGACCGGGACGGGCACGGCACCGAGCTGAGCTTCGGCACCGACCTCAGCatcggcaccggcaccggcaccggtGAGCGACCGGCACCGCCATCCCACGGGGAACGGGGGGAGGCGGGACGGGGGGGACCcctcagcccggccccgccgtcCCTCACCCCACCTCGGGGCGGCTGCCCCTCCTTTtcgccccctccctcccccagacTCCCCAGGGCCGCTGACGGAGCCTGAGAAACccaggaaggggaagaaggaaaaacccCCCAAGCTTCCCAAGAAGCCCAAGGAGAGACCCCGGAGCCCCAAGAAGGACAAAAACAAAGACAGGGACCGGAGCAAGGGCAAACCCCCCAAGAAACCCAAGGAAAAGCCACCGAAAGGCTCTGAAAACCCCCAAAAaggctcagaaaaaaaccccaaaggctctgaaaaaccccaaaaaggcTCCAAAAAGCCCAAGGAGAAGCCACTCAAGGAGAAGCCACCCAAGGCCACCAAACCCTCTGGTAAGAAGCCACTGGTGCCACCAAGCCtctccccagagccccccaccaccccacagcccctgtgGGGCGAGGATGATGAGGGGGCACCTGAGTTCCTGGAGCCCTCACACtacaaagaggaagaagaggatggAGGTGGCCGAGGTGAGTTTTGGGGACATCCCTCGCTGTGGGCTGTGTTGGGGTGGTGGGTCTCAGCAAAGCAGAGCATCACCCCATGTCCTGCTCAGCTGCCCTAGTGGCTTTGTCCCCCTGGAGTCCCCCTCTCTGTCCCCCTAACCTTCCTCTTCCTGCTGTAGGACAGGGTAGATGAGGGGCATGCTGGGGCCCTGAGgggccctgccagcccctcactctgtccctgtccccaggggagctggaggagccacAGAGTGAACGATGGGGGCTGGGCCGGGAGGACTGGGACCCCAAGCCCCAGCCAGGTGAGTGCTCAGCCCTCAGGGCCACCACCCTGTCTTGGGGCCACCCCACTGCAGCCTGGGGCCACCCCACTGCGCCCCAGTGCGACCTCCCTGTCCCCAAATGTCATCTCCCTGCACCCCAATGCcatctcccagctccccagggccaCTCCCTTGCAACCTAGGGCCACCTCCCTATTCCCACTTGCCACCTTCTTGCACCCCTATGTCACCTCCCTAATCTTTAGTGTCACTTCCCTGTGTCCCAGTGCTGCCTCCCTGCATCCTGGTGCCACCTCCCTGAGTCCCAGTGCCACCACCTTGCACCCCAGGGCCACCTCCCTGCTCTCTGGTGTCCCCTTCCTGcaccccagtgccacctgtGCCCCttccccccgtgtcccctctcTGCAGAGCTTCCCGAGGAGCCGGAGCCCCCGACTCTGGACTACAACGAGCAGCTGGAGCGGGAGGACTACGAGGACTGTACGGTGCTGGGGTGCAGGTGGGGGGACCACCAGGGTCCCCTggcctgcagggagggatggaggggatgtCCCCCCCACCTTGCACCCCAAAGCCAGGGCCACCCTCTGTGTCCCCAGTCGAGTACATCCGGCGGCAGCAGAAGCCCCCCAAGCCCCCGAGCAGGAGGAGACCCGAGCGTGTCTGGCCCCAGCCTGAGGAGCCCCGTatgtggggggacagggggacacaggggctgGCACCACTCGGGGTGAGGTTGGGGGACAGTCCCTAGCCTTGGGGACACAGGGGAGCAGCATTTTGGGGCAGCCTAGAGCTGGGGTGGGCATGGGGTCAGCATAAAGGGTGTGGGGACCCCATAGGGGTGTGGAGACACTGTAGGAGTCTGGACATCTCTTGGTGGTTTGGGGGTGCCAGGGGATGTAGAGGGACATAGGGACCCCAAAGGGACATGGAGACTCCATAGGGACAGAGGGATCCCACAGAATCATGGGGGACCCCATAGGAACACAAGGAACCctgcagggacatggggaccCTGTATGGGCATGGAGGACCCCACAGGGACATGGCATTCTCATGGGAGCATGGGGGACCCTCAGGGGGATGGTAGAGGTGTGGGGACCCCACAGGGGTATGGAGATCTCTTGGGGGCATGGGTGGGATATAGGGGGATCCACTGGGGACATAGGGACCCCACAGGTACATGGGGACCCCACAGAGGGGCATGCTGATCCCGTGGGGACCCCATAGGGGCATGGAGAACCCCATGGGGGCATAGCGGACcctgcaggaacacagggacCCTATTGCCTCCtcatccccagcacagccccttcccCCCACCAGGAGAGCCAGAGGAGccccccccacagccccccctgcagccccccccacagccccccctgccTGGCCCAGTGACCGAAGGGGACTATGGTGAGGGCTTCGAGCCACCTGACTACGATGACCGTGAGTGACAGCCCGGGAGGGAGGGGGgcaccccaggaccccccatCACCCCTGCCCCCACCAGCCCCAGAGGGGTGTCCCAgcccccaccctgtgccccccagtGACCTACGGGCTGCCCCCCCCGCCGAAGCCCCGCAAACATCCGGACAAGGATGACGGGATGGAGACAGACGAGGAGAAAATCAGACCCTGTGAGAGGGGACGAGGGTGGTtggagggatgggcaggggctgggtggGCCCATGGTGGGTGGCATGTCCCCAGAGTTGGTGGCAGAGCCACAGGGAGGGTGGCATGTCCCTGGGGAGGGTGGCATGTCCCTGCAGTGGGTGACATGTCTGCATGGTGGGTGTCACATCCCCGGGGGGGTGGCATGTTCCTGGAACTGGTGGCACATCCCTGGGATGAATGTCACGTCCCTGGGGTGGGTGTCGCTTCCCCAACAGCAAAGCCcaagaaaggcagcagcagcaaggaggaggaggaggaggaggagccctGGGCAGAGGAGAAGGGCCAGGACCACAAAGGTGGGTGccagtccccatccctgttccccCACTCCCATCTCCATCCCTGCCCCCCCCACAGTGAGGGCACTGTGCCCCTTTCCCaggaaaaaccaaaaagccaGGAGGGAAGAAGTGGGATCCAGATGAGGAATGGACCCCTCCGGCAGAGAAGACAAGTGAGTGTCCCCATTTCCAGAACTGACGGGGACACCCCGCTGTGGGGGGGGGATGCTCATCACTCCCTCTCCCCCCGCTGTCCCCAGGATGTCCCCCAATCGGGCTGGAGTCCCACCGCATCGAGGACGACCAGATCCTGGCCTCCTCCATGCTGCGCCACGGGCTGGGCGCCCAGCGTGGCCGCCTCAACATGCAGGTGAGGGTCACCCCTCCCACCCACCCGGGGCTGACAGTGACACCCTCACGCACGTCCCGCTCACTGTCCCCCCCAGGCGGGCACCAACGAGGACGATTTCTTTGACGGGGCGTGGTGTGCCGAGGACGACAGCCGGGCGCACTGGCTCGAGGTGGACACTCGCCGCATCACCATGTTCACCGGTGTCATCACCCAGGGGCGCGACTCCCAGATCCAGTACGGGGACATGGGGGTGGAGGTGGGGACACAGGCAGGGGGGAGTGGGGAGAGTGGGAGTCCCaacctgtccctgtccccttgCAGTGATGACTTTGTCACCAGCTTCTACGTGGGCTTCAGCAACGACAGCCAGCACTGGGTGATGTACAGCAATGGCTACGAGGAGATGGTGGGGACCCCAGACCAGGCttgggggggacatggggacaatGGGGACCCTCTCGAGTACATCTCCCCCCCTTGGCAGATGTTTTATGGCAATGTGGACAAGGACACTCCAGTGCTGAGTGAGTTCCCTGAGCCGATGGTGGCCCGGTACATCCGCATCTACCCCCAGCGCTGGAATGGGAGCCTCTGCCTGCGCCTCGAGGTCCTGGGGTGCCCCCTTTCCGGTAACAGTCACTCCGAAGCAGCCTGGGGGGCTATGATGGGGTGGCAGCTCTCCAGCTGTCCCCCACCACTGTGTCCCTGACCCCTCCACAGCTGTCAGCAGCTACTACACCCAGCAGAACGAGGTGACTTCCACGGACAACCTGGACTTCCGACACCACTCCTACAAGGACATGAGACaggtgggcactgctggggggcaGATCCGCTGGGGGGTGGGATCCTCTGTGGGGGGTGGGACACTCCATGAACacatccatgggctgggatccTCCATGGGGTAGACACGGCCATGGTCATGGGATCCATCACGGTGGTGGAATCCTCTGTCGGGGTTGGATCCTCCATGGGGGTGGGCACCTCCTTGGGGGTGTGCAGCTTGGTGGGGGATGGGATCCTCCATGGTGCAGGAATCATCTGTGGGGGGTGGACTTATCCCCCCAAGTGCTGCCCCCATTTCCGCCCACCCTGCAGCTGATGAAGGTGGTGAACGAGGAGTGTCCCACCATCACCCGCATCTACAACATCGGCAAGAGCTCGCGGGGGCTGAAGATCTACGCCATGGAGATCTCTGACAGCCCGGGCGAGCATG from Pseudopipra pipra isolate bDixPip1 chromosome 28, bDixPip1.hap1, whole genome shotgun sequence includes these protein-coding regions:
- the AEBP1 gene encoding adipocyte enhancer-binding protein 1 isoform X1, which produces MPASAVQGAHSASTVLCPSQCRCGLETGPRSASAVQRGSPQCRCHFSASPGASGARVPGSAGAGASAGTRQRQFRAVPVRVPGSLGPGAVPVQHVASDSGSAGAHPVQCHRVPFSASAIPVPVSSRCRPGAEWVPGAPPPLGAAPGRSAAPSPPARGSRGSRGAGPVRSAMVPAGPPRSCLLLTAALLPLLPVPAPGAAPGPPALTDAEIEEFLRGFLGPGDGGDRDGHGTELSFGTDLSIGTGTGTDSPGPLTEPEKPRKGKKEKPPKLPKKPKERPRSPKKDKNKDRDRSKGKPPKKPKEKPPKGSENPQKGSEKNPKGSEKPQKGSKKPKEKPLKEKPPKATKPSGKKPLVPPSLSPEPPTTPQPLWGEDDEGAPEFLEPSHYKEEEEDGGGRGELEEPQSERWGLGREDWDPKPQPELPEEPEPPTLDYNEQLEREDYEDFEYIRRQQKPPKPPSRRRPERVWPQPEEPREPEEPPPQPPLQPPPQPPLPGPVTEGDYGEGFEPPDYDDLTYGLPPPPKPRKHPDKDDGMETDEEKIRPSKPKKGSSSKEEEEEEEPWAEEKGQDHKGKTKKPGGKKWDPDEEWTPPAEKTRCPPIGLESHRIEDDQILASSMLRHGLGAQRGRLNMQAGTNEDDFFDGAWCAEDDSRAHWLEVDTRRITMFTGVITQGRDSQIHDDFVTSFYVGFSNDSQHWVMYSNGYEEMMFYGNVDKDTPVLSEFPEPMVARYIRIYPQRWNGSLCLRLEVLGCPLSAVSSYYTQQNEVTSTDNLDFRHHSYKDMRQLMKVVNEECPTITRIYNIGKSSRGLKIYAMEISDSPGEHETGEPEFRYTAGLHGNEALGRELLLLLMQFLCKEYQDGNPRVRGLVTDTRIHLVPSLNPDGYELAREAGSELGNWALGHWTEEGFDLFENFPDLASALWAAEERRLVPHQFPNHHIPIPEHYLAEDAAVAVETRAVMAWMDKNPFVLGANLQGGEKLVSFPFDMARPSPPTPAAAPRPLDYEDEHPELQETPDHAVFRWLAISYASAHLTMTETFRGGCHAQDMTDAMGIVQGAKWHPRAGSMNDFSYLHTNCLELSVYLGCDKFPHESELQQEWENNKESLLTFMEQVHRGIKGIVTDQQGEPIANATIVVGGINHNIKTASGGDYWRILNPGEYRVSARAEGYNPSVKTCHVLYDIGATQCNFVLSRSNWKRIREIMAMNGNRPIRLVVPGRPMTPRERLRLRMRLRHRMRLREQLRLRRLNATTTTSSPTALPATTALPFPFSSTAYMPWSQEPPTAGTWEMDTETEVVTELVTEMEGWELGTGTMQPLTTAETYTVNFGD
- the AEBP1 gene encoding adipocyte enhancer-binding protein 1 isoform X2, coding for MPASAVQGAHSASTVLCPSQCRCGLETGPRSASAVQRGSPQCRCHFSASPGASGARVPGSAGAGASAGTRQRQFRAVPVRVPGSLGPGAVPVQHVASDSGSAGAHPVQCHRVPFSASAIPVPVSSRCRPGAEWVPGAPPPLGAAPGRSAAPSPPARGSRGSRGAGPVRSAMVPAGPPRSCLLLTAALLPLLPVPAPGAAPGPPALTDAEIEEFLRGFLGPGDGGDRDGHGTELSFGTDLSIGTGTDSPGPLTEPEKPRKGKKEKPPKLPKKPKERPRSPKKDKNKDRDRSKGKPPKKPKEKPPKGSENPQKGSEKNPKGSEKPQKGSKKPKEKPLKEKPPKATKPSGKKPLVPPSLSPEPPTTPQPLWGEDDEGAPEFLEPSHYKEEEEDGGGRGELEEPQSERWGLGREDWDPKPQPELPEEPEPPTLDYNEQLEREDYEDFEYIRRQQKPPKPPSRRRPERVWPQPEEPREPEEPPPQPPLQPPPQPPLPGPVTEGDYGEGFEPPDYDDLTYGLPPPPKPRKHPDKDDGMETDEEKIRPSKPKKGSSSKEEEEEEEPWAEEKGQDHKGKTKKPGGKKWDPDEEWTPPAEKTRCPPIGLESHRIEDDQILASSMLRHGLGAQRGRLNMQAGTNEDDFFDGAWCAEDDSRAHWLEVDTRRITMFTGVITQGRDSQIHDDFVTSFYVGFSNDSQHWVMYSNGYEEMMFYGNVDKDTPVLSEFPEPMVARYIRIYPQRWNGSLCLRLEVLGCPLSAVSSYYTQQNEVTSTDNLDFRHHSYKDMRQLMKVVNEECPTITRIYNIGKSSRGLKIYAMEISDSPGEHETGEPEFRYTAGLHGNEALGRELLLLLMQFLCKEYQDGNPRVRGLVTDTRIHLVPSLNPDGYELAREAGSELGNWALGHWTEEGFDLFENFPDLASALWAAEERRLVPHQFPNHHIPIPEHYLAEDAAVAVETRAVMAWMDKNPFVLGANLQGGEKLVSFPFDMARPSPPTPAAAPRPLDYEDEHPELQETPDHAVFRWLAISYASAHLTMTETFRGGCHAQDMTDAMGIVQGAKWHPRAGSMNDFSYLHTNCLELSVYLGCDKFPHESELQQEWENNKESLLTFMEQVHRGIKGIVTDQQGEPIANATIVVGGINHNIKTASGGDYWRILNPGEYRVSARAEGYNPSVKTCHVLYDIGATQCNFVLSRSNWKRIREIMAMNGNRPIRLVVPGRPMTPRERLRLRMRLRHRMRLREQLRLRRLNATTTTSSPTALPATTALPFPFSSTAYMPWSQEPPTAGTWEMDTETEVVTELVTEMEGWELGTGTMQPLTTAETYTVNFGD